Proteins co-encoded in one Ictalurus furcatus strain D&B chromosome 9, Billie_1.0, whole genome shotgun sequence genomic window:
- the htr1d gene encoding 5-hydroxytryptamine receptor 1D, with amino-acid sequence MMDEYNATAELFLSNNTSSLDTSESWDEATQLGLQISLSILLAIVTLATTLSNAFVIATIFLTRKLHTPANFLIGSLALTDLLVSILVMPISILYTVSKTWTLGQVVCDIWLSSDITFCTASILHLCVIALDRYWAITDALEYSKRRTTGRAALMIAVVWVISISISMPPLFWRQAKAHEELTECMVNTDQISYTLYSTFGAFYVPTVLLIILYGRIYVAARSRIFKTPASRAKRFTTAQLIQTSAGSSLCSLNSSTNQEGHLQLGGAGSGGGGSPNFTNSVKVKLADSILERKRLCAAREKRATKTLGIILGAFIVCWLPFFVGTLLMAICKECWFHPVLFDFFTWLGYLNSLINPVIYTVFNDEFKQAFHKLIKFKRCY; translated from the coding sequence ATGATGGATGAGTACAACGCCACCGCCGAGCTTTTCCTCTCTAACAACACGAGCAGCTTGGACACTTCAGAGTCCTGGGACGAAGCAACACAACTAGGCCTCCAGATCTCTCTATCGATCCTACTGGCCATAGTAACTTTGGCTACGACGCTGTCCAATGCTTTTGTCATCGCCACCATTTTCCTGACACGCAAGCTGCACACACCTGCTAACTTCCTGATTGGCTCTCTGGCCCTGACAGACCTGCTTGTGTCCATCCTGGTCATGCCTATCAGCATCTTGTATACAGTGAGCAAGACATGGACGCTTGGGCAGGTGGTTTGCGACATCTGGCTCTCATCGGATATCACCTTCTGCACAGCGTCCATCCTGCACCTGTGTGTGATTGCGCTGGACCGGTACTGGGCCATCACGGATGCGCTGGAGTACTCCAAGAGGCGGACGACTGGACGGGCTGCGCTCATGATTGCAGTCGTCTGGGtgatctccatctccatctccatgcCGCCGCTCTTCTGGAGGCAAGCCAAGGCTCATGAGGAGTTGACCGAATGTATGGTCAACACAGACCAGATCTCCTACACGCTCTACTCCACTTTTGGTGCCTTTTACGTGCCCACCGTGCTCCTCATCATCCTTTACGGCCGAATCTACGTGGCTGCCCGCAGTCGGATCTTCAAGACGCCAGCGTCAAGGGCAAAACGATTCACTACGGCTCAGCTCATCCAAACATCAGCTGGTTCATCCCTCTGCTCGCTCAACTCATCGACCAACCAGGAGGGGCATCTTCAGCTAGGAGGAGCAGGAAGTGGAGGAGGAGGGTCTCCAAATTTTACAAACAGCGTTAAGGTGAAGCTAGCAGATAGCATCCTGGAGCGAAAACGTTTGTGTGCGGCGAGAGAAAAGAGAGCCACGAAAACGCTGGGCATCATCTTAGGAGCCTTCATCGTCTGCTGGCTGCCCTTCTTTGTAGGAACACTCCTCATGGCTATCTGTAAAGAGTGCTGGTTCCACCCGGTGCTGTTTGACTTCTTCACCTGGCTCGGCTATCTCAACTCGCTTATCAACCCTGTGATCTACACGGTCTTCAACGACGAGTTCAAGCAGGCCTTCCACAAGCTTATCAAGTTCAAGAGATGCTACTGA